The following are encoded in a window of Chitinophaga sp. H8 genomic DNA:
- a CDS encoding DNA polymerase III subunit alpha has translation MYLNCKTFFSLRYGTINAKALVATAKKLSISSLALTNINITADTWEFVQECHAQDIKPIIGVECRNEHTFKYILLAQNMEGWLHINRFVSSHLHSTAPYPDQAPFLPHTFVIYAWNSRPLSQLAPHELMGVKPGEINKLFRINTIAYKDKLVILQPVTFQNRDHYVLHCLLRAVDQNILISQLQPDTVAAADEQFIPPATLLHHYAAYPHIVRNTLRVMEACEIHFDFTISHNRKYYKKDAVTDHKLLRQLALEGLEYRYGTNNQEARNRVEKELQIINQLQFESYFLITWDIIRYARHRDFFYVGRGSGANSVVAYCLKITDVDPIALDLYFERFLNPHRSSPPDFDIDFSWRDRDEVIKYVFDTYKEEHTALLGTVATFQTNAMIRELGKVYGLPKNEIDKILENSFDIRLDKDSIQEKILKYVKLMAVEKSFPNHLSIHAGGILISEAPIHQYCTTHLPPKGFNTAQLDMHQAEAIGLFKFDILSQRGLGHIRDTINIIKENKGVHIDIHDVKSFMVDKNVQQQLKTVNTIGCFYIESPAMRQLLKKLECEDYLTLVAASSIIRPGVAQSGMMRQYIHNFRHPDQVVYLHPIIRELLHETFGIMVYQEDVIKVAHRFANLELADADTLRRAMSGKYRGQDNFRKIQDQFFDNCDALKRPRHIAEEVWRQISSFANFSFSKAHSASFAVESYQSLFLKTYFPAEFMVAVINNFGGFYNRELYFRELQKTGVNIHPPCVNNSIYETQLCGNDVYTGFIHIDGLEQLLAEQLLENRNIYGPFLHLEDFISRIAPAPEQLEILIRIGCFNFTGHTKKELLWESSLLIRNNDKKHTNTVSLFREPVTTGQLPTLAYHAHENAFDEIALLGFSLSSPFEILQLDQSPFILLKNFAQYIGHSIQALGYLVCTKYVRTSKGEPMCFGTFLDREGQFIDTVHFPDSLRQYPVQKGGFYVLQGKVISEYGVLSMEINYMRKIGYLEKE, from the coding sequence TGCCAAAGCACTGGTAGCAACTGCCAAAAAACTGAGCATCTCCTCCCTTGCACTCACCAATATCAACATCACTGCCGATACCTGGGAATTTGTACAGGAATGCCATGCCCAGGATATCAAACCTATCATTGGCGTGGAATGCAGGAACGAACATACTTTTAAATATATCCTGCTGGCACAGAACATGGAAGGCTGGCTGCACATCAACCGCTTCGTTTCTTCGCATCTGCATAGTACTGCGCCATACCCTGATCAGGCGCCCTTTCTGCCACATACATTCGTGATTTATGCCTGGAACAGCCGCCCCTTATCACAATTGGCTCCTCATGAACTAATGGGCGTAAAGCCGGGGGAAATAAATAAACTATTCCGGATAAATACCATAGCGTATAAAGACAAACTGGTGATCCTCCAACCCGTTACTTTCCAGAACCGGGATCACTACGTTTTACATTGTTTACTGCGGGCAGTAGACCAGAACATCCTGATCAGCCAACTGCAACCCGATACCGTGGCTGCAGCAGATGAACAGTTCATTCCGCCGGCTACCCTGCTTCATCATTACGCCGCTTATCCGCATATCGTGCGCAATACCCTGAGGGTAATGGAAGCCTGCGAAATACATTTCGACTTCACCATTTCGCATAACAGGAAATACTACAAAAAAGATGCAGTCACCGATCATAAGCTGCTACGCCAACTGGCACTCGAAGGCCTGGAATACCGCTATGGTACCAACAACCAGGAAGCCCGCAACCGGGTTGAAAAAGAATTGCAGATCATCAACCAACTGCAATTTGAATCCTACTTCCTTATCACCTGGGATATTATCCGGTATGCCCGGCACCGTGACTTTTTTTATGTAGGCAGAGGCAGCGGCGCTAATTCAGTGGTGGCCTACTGTCTCAAAATAACGGATGTGGATCCCATAGCACTGGACCTCTACTTTGAACGTTTCTTAAATCCACACCGCAGCTCCCCACCGGATTTTGATATTGACTTTTCCTGGCGCGACCGGGACGAAGTGATCAAATATGTATTTGATACTTACAAAGAAGAACATACCGCATTGCTGGGTACGGTAGCCACCTTCCAGACCAATGCCATGATACGTGAACTGGGTAAAGTATATGGCCTTCCTAAAAATGAGATAGATAAAATACTGGAAAACAGTTTTGATATCCGCCTGGACAAAGACAGCATCCAGGAAAAGATCCTGAAATATGTAAAACTGATGGCTGTTGAAAAATCATTCCCCAACCACCTCAGTATCCATGCCGGTGGTATCCTGATCAGTGAAGCACCTATCCATCAGTATTGTACTACCCACCTGCCGCCCAAGGGATTTAATACGGCACAACTGGACATGCACCAGGCAGAAGCTATCGGCCTGTTTAAATTTGATATTCTGAGCCAACGCGGGCTGGGCCATATCCGGGATACCATCAATATCATCAAAGAAAACAAAGGCGTACACATCGACATTCATGATGTAAAATCTTTCATGGTGGATAAAAATGTACAGCAACAGCTGAAAACCGTGAACACCATCGGCTGCTTTTACATTGAATCTCCTGCCATGCGCCAACTGCTGAAAAAACTGGAATGCGAAGACTACCTGACCCTCGTAGCTGCCAGCTCTATTATACGTCCGGGTGTGGCACAATCCGGTATGATGCGGCAATATATCCACAACTTCCGCCACCCCGACCAGGTAGTATACCTCCATCCCATTATCAGGGAGCTATTACATGAAACCTTCGGTATCATGGTATACCAGGAAGATGTGATTAAGGTGGCCCACCGGTTTGCCAACCTCGAACTGGCAGATGCAGATACCCTCCGCCGCGCTATGTCCGGCAAATACCGGGGCCAGGATAACTTCCGGAAAATACAGGACCAGTTTTTTGATAACTGCGACGCGCTTAAACGCCCCAGACATATAGCCGAAGAAGTATGGCGCCAAATATCCAGCTTCGCTAACTTCTCCTTTTCCAAAGCACATTCCGCCAGCTTTGCTGTAGAAAGCTATCAAAGCCTCTTCTTAAAAACCTACTTCCCCGCAGAATTTATGGTGGCAGTGATCAATAACTTTGGCGGCTTTTATAACCGGGAACTTTATTTCAGAGAATTACAGAAAACAGGCGTTAATATTCATCCTCCCTGTGTGAATAACAGTATATATGAAACACAACTCTGCGGCAATGATGTATATACGGGATTTATTCATATTGATGGACTGGAACAACTACTGGCAGAGCAACTGCTGGAAAACCGGAATATATACGGCCCCTTTCTGCACCTGGAAGATTTTATCAGCAGAATAGCACCTGCTCCGGAACAACTGGAAATACTGATCCGGATCGGATGTTTTAACTTTACCGGACATACGAAAAAAGAATTGCTCTGGGAAAGTAGCCTGCTGATAAGAAACAATGATAAAAAACATACGAATACCGTCTCCCTTTTCCGGGAGCCGGTCACTACCGGACAACTCCCCACCCTGGCATACCATGCCCACGAAAATGCATTTGATGAAATAGCACTCCTCGGCTTTTCCCTCTCCTCCCCTTTTGAAATACTGCAACTGGACCAAAGTCCCTTTATCCTGCTAAAAAATTTTGCACAGTATATAGGGCACAGCATACAGGCGCTGGGCTACCTGGTATGTACCAAATATGTACGTACCTCCAAAGGAGAACCGATGTGCTTTGGTACTTTCCTCGACCGGGAAGGACAATTCATCGATACGGTGCACTTTCCCGATAGCCTCCGGCAATACCCGGTTCAAAAAGGTGGTTTTTATGTATTACAGGGCAAAGTAATATCAGAATATGGGGTATTATCTATGGAAATCAATTACATGCGAAAAATCGGGTATCTGGAAAAGGAATAG